In Halobaculum rubrum, the following are encoded in one genomic region:
- a CDS encoding MFS transporter, translating into MTESLLAAARRTPRETWVVVGAVSASQYLNHAYLVLFPPILAVLSGEFTVGLAALGVALGVQGATNTAFQLPFGRLADRYDRTIALGLSSVLGALGVLGAAVAPTYEWLLVAQAVIGIGVAGHHPAHYPLISDSTPEDLMGRAYSLYGFGGSLGFATPPVLIAGVVSAGYSWRIGVGLIGAVGLAYALAVTWLFETRVGDTVTAPNVTDDGDGDGADPGGSRSRSRGSWVARTRAYLRELAAAPGVLALALLALVSSTSSWGFTSYVVVFLQDGYELSLSRANLALTGSYLVGAVAVFVGGDLSDRVNAGPVMIASFATVGVLVGVFALGTVGPLAAVGLVLLVGGARSIAGPARSKLTDALSPSGATGTSFAITTIGVMLGNAVAPPAFGYLIETAGRRAAFLAVAGVSLLAVVLTVWLIARFGDA; encoded by the coding sequence ATGACCGAGTCGCTGCTGGCGGCCGCGCGACGGACGCCCCGCGAGACGTGGGTGGTCGTCGGCGCCGTCTCCGCCTCGCAGTACCTCAACCACGCGTACCTCGTGTTGTTCCCGCCGATCCTCGCGGTGCTGTCGGGAGAGTTCACCGTCGGGCTGGCGGCGCTGGGCGTCGCCCTCGGCGTGCAGGGCGCGACCAACACCGCGTTTCAGCTCCCGTTCGGCCGGCTCGCGGACCGCTACGACCGAACGATCGCGCTCGGACTCTCGTCGGTGCTCGGCGCGCTCGGGGTGCTCGGCGCCGCCGTCGCGCCCACCTACGAGTGGCTGCTCGTCGCGCAGGCGGTCATCGGCATCGGCGTCGCCGGCCACCACCCGGCCCACTACCCGCTCATCTCCGATTCGACGCCCGAGGACCTGATGGGCCGGGCGTACAGCCTCTACGGCTTCGGCGGGTCGCTCGGCTTCGCGACCCCGCCCGTGCTCATCGCGGGCGTCGTCTCGGCGGGCTACTCCTGGCGGATCGGCGTCGGCCTCATCGGCGCCGTCGGCCTCGCGTACGCCCTCGCCGTCACGTGGCTGTTCGAGACCCGCGTCGGCGACACGGTCACCGCGCCGAACGTGACCGACGACGGCGACGGGGACGGCGCGGATCCGGGCGGCTCTCGCTCCCGCTCGCGCGGCTCGTGGGTCGCGCGCACGCGAGCGTACCTCCGGGAGCTCGCGGCCGCGCCGGGCGTGCTCGCGCTGGCGCTGCTGGCGCTGGTCAGCTCCACCTCGAGCTGGGGGTTCACCAGCTACGTCGTCGTCTTCCTGCAGGACGGCTACGAGCTGTCGCTGTCGCGGGCAAACCTCGCGCTCACGGGCTCGTATCTCGTCGGCGCGGTCGCCGTCTTCGTCGGCGGCGACCTCTCGGACCGCGTCAACGCCGGGCCGGTGATGATCGCCAGCTTCGCGACCGTCGGCGTTCTCGTGGGCGTGTTCGCGCTCGGGACGGTCGGCCCGCTGGCGGCCGTCGGGCTCGTCCTCCTCGTCGGCGGCGCGCGCTCGATCGCCGGGCCGGCGCGCTCGAAGCTGACCGACGCGCTCTCGCCGTCGGGCGCGACGGGGACGAGCTTCGCGATCACCACGATCGGCGTCATGCTCGGCAACGCCGTCGCGCCGCCGGCGTTCGGCTACCTCATCGAGACGGCCGGCCGCCGGGCGGCGTTCCTCGCGGTCGCCGGCGTCTCACTCCTCGCGGTCGTGCTCACCGTCTGGCTGATCGCCCGCTTCGGCGACGCCTGA
- a CDS encoding AzlD domain-containing protein — protein MATSYGPLSIWAVIVAGGLATFAIRLSFIHLFGRVDEVPPWLERALVYVPAAVLAALVAPDFAPASATVEAALTPELLGGAAAVAAAWRTEDVLWTVAAGMVGLHVARFLL, from the coding sequence ATGGCGACCAGCTACGGGCCGCTGTCGATCTGGGCGGTGATCGTCGCCGGCGGGCTGGCGACGTTCGCGATCCGGCTGTCGTTCATCCACCTGTTCGGGCGCGTCGACGAGGTCCCCCCGTGGCTGGAGCGCGCGCTCGTGTACGTCCCCGCCGCGGTGTTGGCGGCGCTCGTCGCGCCGGACTTCGCGCCCGCGAGCGCGACCGTCGAGGCGGCGCTGACGCCGGAACTGCTCGGCGGCGCCGCGGCGGTCGCCGCCGCCTGGCGGACGGAGGACGTGCTCTGGACGGTCGCCGCCGGAATGGTCGGCCTTCACGTCGCGCGCTTCCTGCTGTGA
- a CDS encoding AzlC family ABC transporter permease, protein MDSRVPPDLRDGIRDTLPLLLGIVPFALVAGVAGIEAGLTPLQTVGLSVVVFAGASQLAAIDLLGRDAALGVVVLTVVVVNLRMLMYSASIAPYFRELSARVRAGCAYVLTDQAYALSLARYAGDRDRETTTRRPYYYLGVALTLWIVWQAGTVVGVVFGAAVPDSWRLGFAVPLVFLALLVPAVSDVPSLGAAVVAGVVAVLGAGLPFNAGLIVGAVVGVATGIALDESRLGSAGGGSGGGDVTDSDPAEGH, encoded by the coding sequence ATGGACAGCCGCGTTCCCCCCGACCTGCGCGACGGGATCCGCGACACGCTCCCGCTGTTGCTCGGGATCGTGCCGTTCGCGCTCGTCGCCGGCGTCGCCGGCATCGAGGCGGGACTCACCCCGCTGCAGACGGTCGGCCTCTCGGTCGTCGTCTTCGCCGGCGCCTCCCAGCTCGCCGCCATCGATCTGCTCGGGCGCGACGCCGCCCTCGGCGTCGTCGTGCTCACCGTCGTCGTCGTGAACCTCCGAATGTTGATGTACTCCGCGTCGATCGCGCCGTACTTCCGCGAGCTGTCGGCACGCGTGCGCGCCGGCTGCGCGTACGTCCTCACCGACCAGGCGTACGCACTGTCGCTGGCCCGCTACGCGGGCGATCGCGACCGCGAGACGACGACCCGGCGCCCGTACTACTACCTCGGCGTCGCGCTCACCCTGTGGATCGTCTGGCAGGCGGGGACCGTCGTCGGGGTCGTCTTCGGCGCCGCCGTCCCCGACAGCTGGCGCCTCGGCTTCGCGGTCCCGCTCGTGTTTCTCGCGCTGCTGGTCCCCGCGGTCTCGGACGTGCCGAGCCTCGGGGCCGCCGTCGTCGCCGGCGTGGTCGCGGTGCTGGGCGCCGGGCTCCCGTTCAACGCCGGGCTGATCGTCGGCGCCGTCGTCGGCGTCGCCACCGGGATCGCGCTCGATGAATCGCGGCTCGGGAGCGCCGGCGGCGGGAGCGGGGGCGGAGACGTGACCGATTCCGATCCCGCGGAGGGACACTGA
- a CDS encoding DUF5778 family protein: MTDTIDRDLYERTKALLEPGDIDLLGLVVHTSLGGQEDLEMQELTVDLNEVIAEHAGKGESYIHAGNEDTDFSSNQFQGLTLEDEEFVWECQQLLREGTFDLVFYYEAGVDQEALGEDVRALDGVTDVTLVP; the protein is encoded by the coding sequence ATGACCGACACCATCGACCGGGACCTCTACGAGCGGACGAAGGCGCTGTTGGAGCCGGGTGACATCGACCTCCTCGGACTGGTCGTCCACACGTCGCTGGGCGGCCAGGAGGACCTGGAGATGCAGGAGCTCACCGTCGATCTCAACGAGGTCATCGCCGAGCACGCCGGCAAGGGCGAGTCGTACATCCACGCCGGAAACGAGGACACGGACTTCTCCTCGAACCAGTTCCAGGGGCTCACCCTCGAGGACGAGGAGTTCGTCTGGGAGTGTCAGCAGCTGCTTCGCGAGGGGACGTTCGACCTCGTCTTCTACTACGAGGCGGGCGTCGACCAGGAAGCGCTCGGCGAGGACGTGCGCGCGCTCGACGGCGTCACCGACGTGACGCTCGTTCCCTGA
- a CDS encoding Lrp/AsnC family transcriptional regulator: MDQVGTDADLSTLERAVVNAFQGGFPVTERPWEPAAAALSERGVDVDADELLATVHELDERGVLSRFGALVNAEAIGGTATLVAMHAPEERYDEVAETVNGFREVAHNYEREHPHLNMWFVVSVASEDEVERVLADIEDATGQETYNLPKREEFHVGAKFLLDGPVNDGDLDLSHLGPAVEPSEERGITARERDLVVEVQGGLPITETPYAAVAEAIDQPVEWVIETIKRFNEEGKVRRVGVIPNHYALGYSENGMTVWDVPDELLSEVGPAVASLGFVTHCYHRPRHEGVWPYNFFAMTHGRDEAESERRIEQVRETMAEFWDVDDDEWDSLFSTQILKKTGIRLDERADAQVRSEDGEPTDA; encoded by the coding sequence ATGGACCAAGTCGGGACGGACGCCGACCTCTCGACGCTCGAACGCGCCGTCGTCAACGCCTTCCAGGGCGGCTTCCCGGTGACCGAGCGTCCGTGGGAGCCGGCCGCGGCGGCGCTCTCGGAGCGCGGCGTCGACGTCGACGCCGACGAACTGCTCGCGACCGTCCACGAACTGGACGAGCGCGGCGTGCTCTCGCGGTTCGGCGCGCTCGTGAACGCCGAGGCGATCGGGGGAACCGCGACGCTCGTGGCGATGCACGCGCCCGAGGAGCGCTACGACGAGGTGGCCGAGACGGTCAACGGCTTCCGCGAGGTGGCGCACAACTACGAGCGCGAGCACCCGCATCTCAACATGTGGTTCGTCGTCAGCGTAGCCAGCGAGGACGAGGTCGAGCGCGTGCTCGCGGACATCGAGGACGCCACCGGCCAGGAGACGTACAACCTCCCGAAACGGGAGGAGTTCCACGTCGGCGCGAAGTTCCTGCTCGACGGGCCCGTGAACGACGGGGACCTCGACCTGTCACACCTCGGCCCCGCGGTCGAGCCCTCCGAGGAGCGCGGGATCACCGCCCGCGAACGCGACCTCGTCGTCGAGGTGCAGGGCGGCCTGCCGATCACCGAGACGCCCTATGCGGCCGTGGCCGAGGCGATCGACCAGCCCGTCGAGTGGGTGATCGAGACGATCAAGCGCTTCAACGAGGAGGGAAAGGTGCGCCGCGTCGGCGTCATCCCGAACCACTACGCGCTCGGCTACTCCGAGAACGGGATGACCGTCTGGGACGTGCCCGACGAACTGCTCTCGGAGGTCGGCCCCGCCGTCGCGTCGCTGGGGTTCGTCACCCACTGCTATCACCGCCCGCGCCACGAGGGCGTGTGGCCGTACAACTTCTTCGCGATGACCCACGGCCGCGACGAGGCCGAGTCCGAGCGCCGCATCGAGCAGGTGCGCGAGACGATGGCGGAGTTCTGGGACGTCGACGACGACGAGTGGGACTCGCTGTTCTCGACGCAAATCTTGAAGAAGACGGGCATCCGGCTGGACGAGCGCGCCGACGCCCAGGTGCGAAGCGAGGACGGCGAGCCCACGGACGCGTGA
- a CDS encoding precorrin-2 dehydrogenase/sirohydrochlorin ferrochelatase family protein, whose product MIPLLHDFGGETVLVVGGGPVGARKARSFAREARTVVVSPAFADRDFGDAEMVRASPAAEEVADWVDRVSPALVVAATNDDAVNEAAERAAREAGALVNRADRSGGRDAGSVVVPATVRDGSVVAAVATGGAAPALSKELRRRLESEIEGAGPMADLLAEIRADLKAADVPPTDRREAVRAVVGSSAVWKALQEGLSNARQEADRVMEATND is encoded by the coding sequence GTGATCCCGCTGCTACACGACTTCGGGGGGGAGACCGTGCTCGTCGTCGGCGGCGGGCCGGTGGGCGCTCGCAAGGCCCGCTCGTTCGCCCGAGAGGCGAGGACGGTCGTCGTCAGCCCCGCGTTTGCCGACCGCGACTTCGGCGACGCGGAGATGGTTCGCGCGTCGCCGGCGGCCGAGGAGGTGGCCGACTGGGTCGACCGCGTCTCCCCGGCGCTGGTCGTCGCGGCGACGAACGACGACGCGGTGAACGAGGCGGCCGAGCGCGCCGCCCGCGAGGCGGGCGCGCTCGTGAACCGGGCGGACCGCTCGGGCGGGCGCGACGCCGGCAGCGTCGTCGTTCCGGCGACGGTCCGCGACGGCTCGGTCGTCGCCGCCGTCGCGACCGGCGGCGCCGCGCCCGCGCTCTCGAAGGAGCTACGTCGCCGGCTCGAGTCGGAGATCGAGGGGGCGGGACCGATGGCCGACCTGCTGGCGGAGATCAGGGCCGACCTCAAGGCGGCCGACGTCCCGCCGACCGACCGACGGGAGGCGGTTCGCGCGGTGGTCGGGTCGTCGGCAGTTTGGAAGGCTTTACAAGAGGGACTCTCCAACGCCCGGCAGGAAGCGGACCGAGTCATGGAGGCGACCAATGATTGA
- the hemA gene encoding glutamyl-tRNA reductase: MIDTGVIAGVSVSHTNASVEEIESAQTADAATLVSDLLAREGIEEAFVIQTCNRAEAYVAADDAAVARAAVEALAPDVREGAIVYLDHEASLRHLMRVAAGLESLVLGEDQILGQLHDAAEAARRVGGLSGGVLDDALSKAQQVGKRARAETAINEGSLSLGSAAVELAAREIDLADASGLVVGAGEMGLLSARALDASPVSRIVVANRTLRTAEHVASDLDTDSTAIELDDLPAAAACADVVIAATGADEPTVRDGTVADAGETLCIDLGQPRDVVPDAGDDRVAVRDIDDLETVTDEARERRAAAATAVEELIDAEFDRLLEEFKRKRADDAVSAMYESAERTKQRELREAMAKLEAHGELTDDQREAVAGLADALVGQLLAAPTKSLREAAAEDDWATIHTAMQLFDPEFDGPPSTPESARSPDGSADIPDGVLEQRSED, from the coding sequence ATGATTGACACCGGCGTCATCGCGGGCGTGAGCGTCAGCCACACGAACGCGTCCGTCGAGGAGATCGAGTCCGCCCAGACGGCGGACGCCGCGACGCTCGTGTCGGACCTGCTCGCGCGCGAGGGAATCGAGGAGGCGTTCGTCATCCAGACGTGCAACCGGGCGGAGGCGTACGTCGCCGCCGACGACGCCGCGGTCGCGCGGGCGGCGGTGGAGGCGCTCGCTCCCGACGTTCGCGAGGGCGCCATCGTTTACCTCGACCACGAGGCCAGCCTGCGACACCTCATGCGTGTCGCGGCGGGGCTGGAGTCGCTCGTGCTCGGCGAGGACCAGATCCTCGGCCAACTGCACGACGCCGCCGAGGCCGCCCGCCGAGTCGGCGGACTGTCGGGCGGCGTGCTCGACGACGCGCTCTCGAAGGCACAGCAGGTCGGCAAACGCGCACGCGCCGAGACGGCGATCAACGAGGGGTCGCTGTCGCTCGGGTCGGCAGCCGTCGAACTCGCCGCCCGGGAGATCGATCTCGCCGACGCCTCGGGCCTGGTCGTCGGCGCCGGCGAGATGGGCCTGCTCTCGGCGCGGGCGCTGGACGCCTCGCCGGTCTCGCGGATCGTCGTCGCCAATCGGACGCTCCGGACCGCCGAGCACGTCGCGTCCGACCTCGACACCGACTCGACGGCGATCGAACTCGACGATCTGCCGGCGGCAGCCGCGTGCGCGGACGTCGTCATCGCGGCGACCGGCGCGGACGAGCCTACTGTCCGCGACGGCACGGTCGCCGACGCGGGCGAGACGCTGTGTATCGACCTCGGGCAGCCCCGCGACGTCGTCCCGGACGCCGGCGACGACCGCGTCGCCGTCCGCGACATCGACGACCTCGAGACCGTCACCGACGAGGCGCGCGAGCGGCGCGCCGCCGCCGCGACGGCCGTCGAGGAGCTGATCGACGCGGAGTTCGATCGGCTCCTCGAGGAGTTCAAGCGAAAGCGCGCCGACGACGCCGTCTCCGCGATGTACGAGTCGGCCGAGCGGACGAAACAGCGCGAGCTGCGCGAGGCGATGGCGAAGCTGGAGGCCCACGGCGAACTCACCGACGACCAGCGCGAGGCCGTCGCCGGCCTCGCGGACGCCCTCGTCGGACAGCTCCTCGCGGCGCCGACGAAGAGCCTCCGCGAGGCGGCCGCCGAGGACGACTGGGCCACGATCCACACGGCGATGCAGCTGTTCGACCCCGAGTTCGACGGACCGCCGTCGACGCCCGAGAGCGCACGATCGCCCGACGGCAGCGCGGACATCCCCGACGGAGTGCTCGAACAGCGCTCAGAGGACTGA
- a CDS encoding DUF7260 family protein — MQGASHGVGRLSTEPVELGVESVCRATACGQPDVAAAIAVLGLTAMLAVVAGTVLTRLDGAREALAREATRTRAERDAFERFRRRVANLESSERAAPTPTGGGTNVLTVPSGGTAVDGGGLADARRAYRETVMATTHYEEEYDETLATNVAEEFSAPVASALAEEGGTLTPSLRTTLASGARRASEERTDLLSKLEAERSSIEAAESTLAPAVDASESVADRELSRAAYTDLIAEYERLEWYEGRVESLLSDRQTRIHDEEGDRSNWFDYLYSSLSSPYPVLSAGASTLSSIDDAKSALASAACNR, encoded by the coding sequence ATGCAAGGAGCGAGTCACGGTGTCGGTCGGCTGTCGACCGAACCGGTCGAACTGGGCGTCGAGTCGGTGTGCCGGGCCACGGCGTGCGGACAACCGGACGTCGCCGCCGCGATCGCCGTCCTGGGGCTGACGGCGATGCTCGCCGTCGTCGCGGGGACGGTGCTTACGCGGCTCGACGGCGCACGCGAGGCGCTCGCGCGGGAGGCGACTCGCACGCGCGCCGAGCGGGACGCGTTCGAGCGGTTCCGGCGCCGCGTCGCGAACCTTGAGTCGAGCGAACGCGCCGCCCCGACGCCGACCGGCGGGGGAACGAACGTCCTGACGGTGCCGTCCGGAGGGACCGCCGTCGACGGCGGCGGGCTGGCTGACGCCCGTCGGGCCTACCGCGAGACCGTCATGGCGACGACCCACTACGAGGAGGAGTACGACGAGACGCTCGCGACGAACGTCGCCGAGGAGTTCTCCGCGCCGGTCGCGAGCGCGCTCGCCGAGGAGGGCGGGACGCTGACCCCGTCGCTGCGGACGACCCTCGCGAGCGGCGCCCGGCGGGCGAGCGAGGAACGCACGGACCTGCTCTCGAAGCTGGAGGCCGAGCGGTCGTCGATCGAGGCGGCCGAGTCGACGCTCGCGCCCGCGGTCGATGCGAGCGAGAGCGTCGCCGACCGCGAGCTGTCGCGCGCGGCCTACACTGACTTGATCGCGGAGTACGAGCGCCTCGAGTGGTACGAGGGACGTGTCGAGTCGCTGCTGTCCGACCGGCAGACTCGAATCCACGACGAGGAGGGCGACCGAAGCAACTGGTTCGACTACCTCTACAGCTCGTTATCCTCACCGTATCCGGTGCTGTCGGCGGGCGCGAGCACGCTCTCGTCGATCGACGACGCGAAGTCCGCGCTGGCGTCGGCCGCGTGCAACCGCTGA
- a CDS encoding 4a-hydroxytetrahydrobiopterin dehydratase — MSDVLETDEIAAELPDGWHHDADTDEIARTFEFDSYLEGVGFAAGAGGLAEEAFHHPSMTVEWREVEVRLTTHDAGGVTGKDIDLAQRLNELAE; from the coding sequence GTGAGCGACGTACTCGAGACCGACGAGATCGCGGCGGAACTGCCCGACGGCTGGCATCACGACGCCGACACCGACGAGATCGCCCGTACCTTCGAGTTCGACTCGTATCTCGAGGGCGTCGGCTTCGCGGCCGGCGCGGGCGGCCTCGCGGAGGAGGCGTTCCATCACCCGTCGATGACGGTCGAGTGGCGCGAGGTCGAGGTCCGGCTCACTACCCACGACGCCGGCGGCGTCACCGGGAAGGACATCGACCTGGCACAGCGACTGAACGAACTCGCGGAGTGA
- the lwrS gene encoding LWR-salt protein produces the protein MDASYVFRVRFTLSPRRARIDPDVFETVLRIPAPRPGEEGWLLFRDALWRGEANDEEHVRTLCADRLPAGVEVVSATFAEFETDEAYLDALRDAVGDDLAAFRADSVREALHKYLGSSIRVDSPGGAETGRPTDESAGSTADGW, from the coding sequence ATGGACGCATCGTATGTGTTCCGCGTTCGGTTCACCCTCTCGCCGCGGCGCGCGCGGATCGACCCGGACGTCTTCGAGACGGTGCTTCGGATCCCCGCGCCGCGGCCGGGCGAGGAGGGGTGGCTGCTGTTTCGCGACGCGCTGTGGCGCGGCGAGGCGAACGACGAGGAGCACGTCCGCACGCTGTGTGCCGACCGGCTCCCCGCGGGAGTCGAGGTGGTGTCCGCCACGTTCGCGGAGTTCGAGACCGACGAGGCGTATCTCGACGCGCTCCGGGACGCCGTCGGCGACGACCTCGCGGCGTTTCGCGCCGACTCGGTCCGCGAGGCGTTGCACAAGTACCTCGGCTCGTCGATCCGAGTGGACTCGCCTGGGGGTGCGGAGACCGGACGGCCGACCGACGAGTCGGCGGGTTCAACCGCGGACGGTTGGTAA
- a CDS encoding HAD family hydrolase: MVPNTYDFWLFDLDGTLVDAEWSYTREVFDRVGSRIGYDFSDRQSEVLWHGLSGARDPLLREWGLDPTEFWPAFHAVEDPEARAEASYLHDDAARLLDDIHGQDVPVGLVTHCAEFLARPVTDRLDLTARFDTFLSCSDETGWKPAPDPLHIAMDDIGVDPTSQRGVYLGDGDSDVGAAWNAGLDAVHVERHGHDRRGRCVRADHRVWSFDDLPRTGTAGSAWGSGAARADGSGFDGDALD; encoded by the coding sequence ATGGTCCCCAACACGTACGACTTCTGGCTGTTCGACCTCGACGGCACGCTCGTCGACGCGGAGTGGTCGTACACCCGCGAGGTGTTCGACCGGGTCGGATCCCGCATCGGCTACGACTTTTCCGACCGGCAGTCGGAAGTGCTGTGGCACGGGCTCTCGGGTGCGCGCGACCCGCTGCTTCGGGAGTGGGGGCTCGACCCGACCGAGTTCTGGCCGGCGTTCCACGCCGTCGAGGACCCCGAGGCGCGGGCCGAGGCCTCGTACCTCCACGACGACGCCGCGCGGCTGCTCGACGACATCCACGGGCAGGACGTTCCGGTGGGGCTCGTCACCCACTGCGCGGAGTTCCTCGCGCGACCGGTCACCGATCGCCTCGACCTGACCGCCCGCTTCGACACGTTCCTCTCGTGTTCCGACGAGACGGGGTGGAAGCCCGCCCCCGACCCGCTCCACATCGCGATGGACGACATCGGCGTCGACCCGACGAGCCAGCGGGGCGTCTACCTCGGAGACGGCGACAGCGACGTGGGCGCCGCGTGGAACGCGGGCCTCGACGCCGTCCACGTCGAGCGCCACGGGCACGACCGGCGCGGCCGCTGCGTCCGGGCGGATCACCGCGTGTGGAGCTTCGACGACCTCCCGCGGACCGGCACGGCCGGCAGCGCGTGGGGGTCGGGGGCCGCTCGCGCGGACGGCTCCGGCTTCGACGGCGACGCGCTCGACTGA
- a CDS encoding Rieske (2Fe-2S) protein has protein sequence MAVDDTSHGEFHEAVDLADLREEGRALTAVDGTPIAVFHHEGEVRAVNNRCPHMGFPLTEGSVDEGVLTCHWHHARFELSCGDTFDPWADDVDTYPTEIREGTVYVSPEPRRTEPPERHWRGRLDDGLEQNLRLVLAKSAVALLDSGVSPAEVVERGVTFGVRNRAEGWSTGLTILTALANRLPDLDEQDRKRALYQGLTEVAGDCDGEAPKFDQEAFAATDVPFERLLSWFRENVEVRDADGAERVLRTAVAAGYGREALTELLVTAATDHRYLDTGHTFDYVNKATEALDLVGWDDEERTAEVLASLVRGLATADRAEETSSWRQPDDLAAMCEDTFARLDDLVAAGEGETWTEPDDFTERLHAADPETVFDALEGAIRDGATVEQLASAVSFAAAERVALFATSNEFDDWNTVHHTFTFANAVHRAAERTDATALYRGVFDAAANVYLDRFLNTPPAPAATGDPDADPDAALESLRAAFEQQGKVQQAGDAVADFLAAGGDPDRLKAELGNALLVEDTNFHTFQAYEAACRQFDARDDPDDRRDCLVAAARYMAAHYPTRRSREQTFSIAARLLRGERIDAAENASPETSAGD, from the coding sequence ATGGCAGTCGATGACACGAGCCACGGCGAGTTCCACGAGGCGGTCGACCTCGCGGACCTGCGCGAGGAGGGTCGCGCGCTGACCGCCGTCGACGGGACGCCGATCGCGGTGTTCCACCACGAGGGCGAGGTTCGGGCGGTAAACAACCGCTGTCCGCATATGGGCTTTCCGCTGACGGAGGGGAGCGTCGACGAGGGCGTGCTCACGTGCCACTGGCACCACGCCCGGTTCGAGCTCTCCTGCGGCGACACGTTCGATCCGTGGGCCGACGACGTGGACACGTACCCGACCGAGATCCGGGAGGGGACGGTGTACGTCTCCCCGGAGCCTCGACGTACGGAACCACCGGAGCGCCACTGGCGCGGCCGCCTCGACGACGGCCTCGAGCAGAACCTCCGGCTCGTGCTCGCGAAGTCGGCGGTCGCGCTGCTCGACAGCGGGGTCAGCCCCGCGGAGGTCGTGGAACGCGGCGTCACGTTCGGCGTCCGCAACCGCGCCGAGGGCTGGAGTACCGGGCTCACGATCCTCACGGCGCTGGCGAACCGTCTCCCCGATCTCGATGAGCAGGACCGGAAACGGGCGCTGTATCAGGGGCTCACGGAGGTCGCCGGCGACTGCGACGGCGAGGCGCCGAAGTTCGATCAGGAGGCGTTCGCCGCCACGGACGTACCGTTCGAGCGCCTGCTGTCGTGGTTCCGAGAGAACGTCGAGGTGCGCGACGCCGACGGCGCCGAGCGCGTGCTGCGTACCGCCGTCGCCGCCGGCTACGGCCGCGAGGCGCTGACCGAGCTGCTCGTCACCGCGGCGACGGACCACCGCTACCTGGACACGGGTCACACCTTCGACTACGTGAACAAGGCGACCGAGGCCCTCGATCTCGTCGGCTGGGACGACGAGGAACGGACCGCCGAGGTGCTCGCCTCGCTCGTGCGCGGGCTCGCGACCGCCGACCGCGCCGAGGAGACCTCGTCGTGGCGGCAGCCGGACGACCTCGCGGCGATGTGCGAGGACACGTTCGCTCGCCTCGACGACCTCGTCGCCGCCGGCGAGGGGGAGACGTGGACCGAGCCGGACGACTTCACCGAGCGCCTGCACGCCGCCGACCCCGAGACGGTGTTCGACGCGCTGGAGGGGGCGATCCGGGACGGCGCGACCGTCGAACAGCTCGCGAGCGCGGTGTCGTTCGCGGCCGCCGAGCGCGTCGCGCTGTTCGCCACGAGCAACGAGTTCGACGACTGGAACACGGTCCATCACACGTTCACCTTCGCGAACGCGGTCCACCGCGCGGCCGAACGAACCGACGCGACGGCGCTGTACCGCGGCGTGTTCGACGCCGCCGCGAACGTCTATCTCGACCGGTTCCTCAACACGCCGCCGGCGCCGGCGGCGACGGGCGATCCCGACGCGGATCCGGACGCGGCGCTGGAGTCGCTCCGTGCGGCGTTCGAGCAGCAGGGGAAGGTGCAACAGGCGGGCGACGCGGTCGCGGACTTCCTCGCCGCCGGCGGCGACCCCGACCGGCTGAAGGCGGAACTGGGGAACGCGCTGCTGGTCGAGGACACGAACTTCCACACGTTTCAGGCGTACGAGGCGGCGTGTCGACAGTTCGATGCCCGGGACGATCCGGACGACCGCCGCGACTGTCTCGTCGCCGCCGCGCGCTACATGGCCGCCCACTACCCGACGCGCCGCTCTCGCGAGCAGACGTTCTCCATCGCCGCGCGGCTACTGCGCGGAGAGCGGATCGACGCCGCGGAGAACGCGAGTCCCGAGACGAGCGCGGGCGACTGA